A genomic stretch from Theobroma cacao cultivar B97-61/B2 chromosome 4, Criollo_cocoa_genome_V2, whole genome shotgun sequence includes:
- the LOC18601159 gene encoding potassium transporter 4: MEPEYGISTPIRNPSPLSWVNLSRNLILAYQSLGVVYGDLSTSPLYVYSSTFIGKLQNHQNEEAIFGAFSLIFWTITLIPLLKYVFILLSADDNGEGGTFALYSLLCRHAKFSLLPNQQAADEELSAYKYGPSTQAAGSSPLKRFLEKHKRLRTALLVVVLFGASMVIGDGVLTPAISVLSSVSGLKVTEKKLTNGEVLLLACVILVGLFALQHFGTHRVAFMFAPIVIIWLVSIFSIGLYNIIHWNPKIIRAISPYYIIKFFRETGKDGWISLGGILLSITGTEAMFADLGHFTAFSIRLAFAFVIYPCLVVQYMGQAAFLSRNLQSIRNSFYDSIPGSVFWPVFVIATLAAIVGSQAVITATFSIIKQCHALGCFPRVKIVHTSKHIYGQIYIPEINWILMILTLSITIGFQDTTLIGNAYGLACMTVMFITTFLMALVITFVWQKTVLLAAMFLLFFWFVEGVYLSAALTKVPQGGWVPLVLSIIFMMVMYIWHYGTRKKYNFDLHNKVSLKWLLGLGPSLGIVRVPGIGLIYSELATGVPAIFSHFVTNLPAFHKVLVFVCVKSVPVPYVSPEERFLIGRICPRPYRMYRCIVRYGYKDIQRDDGDFENQLIQSIAEFIQMEAGEPQFCSSESSSYDGRMAVISTRTIQSSSSLIVSEIEDFTISNTIQSSKSLDLQSLRSAYDDENPAVRRRQVRFQLPPNPGMDPLVREELMDLIEAKEAGVAYIMGHSYVKARRSSSFLKKLVIDMGYSFLRKNCRGPAVALNIPHISLIEVGMIYYV; encoded by the exons ATGGAACCAGAATATGGAATCTCGACTCCTATTCGAAATCCTTCCCCG CTTTCATGGGTCAACCTCTCGAGGAACCTAATATTAGCATACCAGAGCTTGGGCGTGGTGTATGGAGACCTGAGCACTTCACCTCTTTATGTTTACTCAAGCACATTCATAGGGAAGTTGCAGAATCATCAAAATGAAGAAGCAATATTTGGAGcattttccttgattttttgGACCATTACATTGATACCCCTTCTTAAATATGTGTTTATCTTGCTGAGTGCAGATGATAACGGTGAAG GTGGCACTTTTGCTCTTTACTCGCTGCTGTGTAGGCATGCAAAGTTTAGCTTGCTTCCCAATCAGCAAGCAGCTGATGAAGAGCTCTCCGCCTACAAATATGGGCCCTCGACACAGGCTGCTGGTTCTTCTCCGTTGAAGCGATTTTTGGAGAAACATAAAAGGCTGAGGACAGCCCTTCTTGTTGTGGTACTCTTTGGTGCTTCTATGGTCATAGGTGATGGTGTGCTCACTCCAGCAATATCAG TTCTCTCATCGGTGTCTGGGCTAAAAGTTACTGAAAAGAAACTAACTAATG GTGAAGTCCTCTTGCTTGCCTGTGTCATATTGGTGGGCCTATTTGCTCTGCAGCATTTTGGCACACACAGGGTAGCTTTTATGTTTGCGCCGATTGTGATCATCTGGCTGGTCTCAATTTTTTCCATTGGTTTGTACAACATAATACATTGGAACCCAAAGATTATTCGTGCAATTTCTCCATATTATATTATCAAGTTCTTTAGAGAGACTGGTAAAGATGGCTGGATTTCTCTTGGAGGGATCCTTCTCTCAATAACTG GTACTGAAGCTATGTTTGCAGACCTTGGTCATTTCACTGCCTTTTCAATTAGG CTTGCATTTGCATTTGTGATATATCCGTGTTTGGTTGTACAATACATGGGTCAAGCTGCATTCTTGTCAAGAAACCTCCAATCAATTCGTAACAGTTTTTATGACTCAATTCCTG GTTCTGTATTTTGGCCTGTCTTTGTAATTGCCACCCTTGCAGCTATTGTTGGGAGTCAGGCTGTTATAACTGCCACTTTTTCTATAATCAAACAATGTCATGCGCTTGGCTGCTTTCCTCGAGTCAAAATTGTTCACAcctcaaaacatatatatggCCAAATCTACATCCCAGAAATAAACTGGATACTCATGATCCTTACTCTTTCCATAACTATTGGATTTCAAGATACAACTTTGATCGGAAATGCTTATG GACTTGCATGCATGACGGTGATGTTCATTACAACATTTCTCATGGCACTTGTGATAACCTTTGTTTGGCAGAAAACCGTTTTGCTTGCTGCAATGTTCCTTCTGTTCTTCTGGTTTGTTGAAGGGGTCTATTTATCAGCAGCACTCACGAAAGTGCCTCAAGGAGGATGGGTGCCTCTTGTGCTGTCAATCATCTTTATGATGGTTATGTACATTTGGCACTATGGGACTCGCAAGAAGTACAACTTTGACCTGCACAATAAAGTATCATTGAAATGGTTGCTTGGCTTGGGCCCTAGCCTTGGTATTGTCCGTGTGCCTGGAATAGGCCTCATATACTCCGAACTGGCAACAGGAGTCCCTGCAATCTTCTCCCACTTTGTCACAAATCTACCTGCGTTCCATAAGGTGTTAGTTTTTGTTTGTGTGAAATCAGTTCCAGTTCCATATGTTTCACCAGAAGAACGCTTTCTTATTGGTCGGATTTGCCCCAGGCCATATCGTATGTATAGGTGCATTGTCAGGTATGGCTACAAAGATATTCAGCGGGATGATGGGGATTTTGAGAACCAGCTTATACAAAGCATAGCAGAGTTCATCCAGATGGAAGCTGGAGAACCACAATTTTGTAGTTCTGAGAGTTCATCATATGATGGGAGGATGGCTGTTATAAGTACCAGAACCATCCAATCAAGCTCAAGTTTAATTGTTTCTGAGATAGAGGATTTCACTATTAGCAACACCATCCAAAGCAGCAAATCCTTAGACTTGCAGAGCTTGCGATCTGCTTATGATGATGAGAATCCAGCAGTTAGGAGGCGCCAGGTGAGATTTCAACTACCACCAAATCCTGGTATGGATCCTTTAGTTAGGGAAGAGCTGATGGATTTAATCGAGGCAAAGGAAGCTGGGGTTGCATATATAATGGGTCACTCATATGTTAAGGCCAGGAGATCTTCATCATTTTTGAAAAAACTTGTGATTGATATGGGGTATTCATTTCTCCGAAAGAACTGCAGGGGCCCTGCTGTAGCACTAAACATTCCTCACATCAGTCTCATCGAAGTTGGAATGATATACTATGTTTAG
- the LOC18601160 gene encoding lipid transfer-like protein VAS produces MKMKLWACFLTLLFVLASLVPQGWGQGQGQGQGQGEDSSTSLCLNQLAPCLNYLNGTRDVPDSCCDPLKSVIKSKPECLCSMISNEGSREAEQAGINISEAQQLPGRCGQHVNPLVCLSGSPNSKNSAEDSAGVLLFPPHSAIIIAVAICMTVENLWVYPTPH; encoded by the exons ATGAAGATGAAGCTTTGGGCATGCTTTCTAACTTTACTATTTGTGCTGGCAAGTTTGGTGCCGCAGGGATGGGGTCAGGGTCAAGGCCAGGGCCAGGGCCAGGGTGAGGACTCCTCCACCTCCTTATGTCTAAACCAGCTTGCTCCTTGCCTGAATTACCTTAATGGAACTCGAGATGTGCCCGATAGCTGTTGTGATCCTCTGAAATCCGTGATCAAATCAAAACCAGAATGCTTGTGTAGTATGATAAGCAACGAGGGCAGCAGAGAAGCAGAGCAGGCAGGCATCAACATCAGCGAAGCACAACAGTTGCCTGGACGGTGTGGGCAGCATGTCAACCCACTAGTTTGCCTCTCAG GTTCTCCAAATTCTAAGAACTCAGCTGAAGATTCCGCCGGCGTCCTGTTGTTCCCACCACATAGCGCCATAATCATTGCCGTAGCCATATGTATGACTGTTGAGAATTTGTGGGTGTACCCGACACCACATTAA